The genomic interval AGCCGACATTGCCGTCTGGATCACCGTACATCGATCTCAGCCTCAGCGAACGGAAATTAAGTTGGAGAATTGCTTAGTTCTTTGCATGGATCTTGCTCCCCCAGGCTACTTTTGGTTCATCAGCAACTTGTGCATGTTTTTTTCAttactttttctttcttcttcctttcttttttttcccttcttttttttgggcCTTTCTCTCACGGGCTTTGATTCTATTCTATAGCACATGTCACTGTACTCTTTGATTCTTGGAAAGGAACACTTGATAATGCGTTGTATCTATGACGAATACCATCACCAGCTGTATGGTTTGCTATTTAAAATACGAAATGATTTCATTTCAGCTGCAGGTAGCTAGGCTTTCGTTGCCATGCTTTGCTTCCCGTCTCTTCTTATCCTGGTTGTTAGGGGGAGGTAATGGTTGTTGGGGTGGCTGCTTCCGACAGAGTAATTAACCATCTTTTGGTTGGCGAAATTGCCATCTGATAGCTCTCTGCTTGCAAATGGCGTTTAGCTAGCTTGCTGGTTTAGTAGGTTGGAAAAAAGATTGTGTGTTCTTTATCTAGGAGTGATGCCCAAGTTAACACGACGACAGAAAGAGACCCATGCTCATGCAATCCTGTGTTTGTACGCAGTTTACATGACAGTgacaagttttttttgtttttaaattttgagccTCCACTCAACGGTGCAGCAGCCCCGCAGTGCCACCAGATGCAAGATTAGTTTAGCTTTTGCAAATGCAAATGATACTCAAAATGTAGAGCCGAATGTTAGCACTAATGTGGCACAATAAATTAGTACGTGGGGACTGACTGAACGAATACAGCAGTAGGCTGATCTTTCTTCATTGTTTAGTTGGTACTATGAATAATGGACCCTAGAAGAGTTATACCACACGGTACCTCATCATACCCGTTAAAAATGGCACCGACGATACACTTATACATAAGCCCTCGTCTGAAATGAATTGTATTTTTCGGAGGACTTTTTGtgaaaattaaactaatttCTGTAAAAATTCTGCGTTTCAAAGGAGCTATGAGATTACATGGATAGGCTGAATCTGATCATATTGGAGAAAGAAAGTTAGCATCAGCGAATAGAGTAAGTTTATAGTAATacgggaaaaaaaattcttatatcATTAAATAGCACAAACTCTCAGTCTAAATCATCTGATAAATGTGAATTTTATTCGTTGGTCCATCTTACCATAGGATGCTGTTGCTGCTACAATTTGTTGACAGGgaaattaaattattattgttaatgCCCCCATGATAATATATAGACCTAACGCATGCGTCGTTAGCCTGTTACATTCCGAGTTTCAACGCTGACAAATTGTCAAATTGATAATGAGCACCTTCAGAAAAAGAAACTGATAATGGACGGCTCAGATTGCCTGTCTTCGATTTCCTGTACCCGTGAAGCAGTATATTACTCCGTACACGGATTGGCCAGCTGATGAAACTGGGCTAGCGGGCTGTCTAATGTCAAACCAGCTGGCACACTAGTTGCTGGCTTCAATTCGTTCATTGTAGCTGCCAATTAATAACATCTAATGAGGAATTAAAGACGCATGTAGTACACCATTAACCAATAGTCCCCAGTGGCCCAGTACAAGTACGAACCGAACCGTTTGTAAATGTTTCACTCCTCATCTCAGATCAGCATTGGTAATTTTGGTAGTTTTGTACTGCACCTGTAACCTGTAAAAGTAGTAACTAGCCAAGCCAACCTGAGCAGCATCAGCCAGCAAGAAGTGAAGAACATATTGGCTGTACAGTGTATGCTATACTACACTGTTCCATGAACTGTCGGCCGGCGGCCATTGCAGCATGCGGCCTGGCTTACAGCCTGAAAGCGACCAGCTCTGCCTTTTGGCTCTGGAGTCTGGACACCAGCTTTGCTGGGTCATGCCTCGTCGGAATCATCAGATTCTCCTGCTGCTACAGCCGGACTGATACTATTAATTTATTCCTAATCCCGGTTGGTTGTCCTCGTCGATGTTCTATTTGTGTTTAAGTTTAGCTTTGTCTGTCAATGATAACAAGGTTCTTTTGGAaagaggaaataaaaaaaaagataaggacTCTTTTGGATGGAGGACTTTTATGGGAATTGAAGTAATTCATATGAAAATCCTGTAACATACATGCATTCCAAACGAGTCTTTGAGTGTTTATGTGTGTTTCATTACGATCTGATTTAGAGGAGGAACTTTTTCCATAATAATGTGGGAGTTGAACTAATTATGTGAAATTTCTACGACATTCTATTGAATTACTAAAGTTGGCCTTAGGCCTCAGCATATGCTGCTGATCATTTTTGTTAGGACAACATCCATCAGAGTTGGTTGCACTGCCAATCTAATGGGAGAAACAAATGTAGCTCAAGCAAGACTTTTGACTTGTTTTGCTGATCAGCCAGCACCTAATGTAGACCTTACCCTCTTTATAATGGCGTTGGGTGAGAGGAAAAAGGCCCCATTTACTTTCGTTTTCCTATGTACCTATGCACCGAATTCTTCTCTGATGCCCCAATTCCATGGCAGTTGGGTCTGTTCTTGCTGCTACACATCACTAGCTAGTGTGTGCACAGGTGAAGTGACCTGGACATGATCTTTGTGCAGTTTTGCATTTGGTTAAGAGTGAGCTGTGAAACCTCTAATATAGGAGTAGCTTGTTTGGTTGTAATGATGAGGTGGTAAAGTATGAGATGCCTAGCTTGGATTCCGATTTGATATATTGCTACAGGTCAAGGAGTAGGGAAGAAGTGATCTGGATTATGATATTTTATTGTTACTACCACTTGATAATGCTTGCATATTGCCTTGTTTAAAAAACTGCTTGCAAATTGCAGATAGCTAGTCGttagttgagttttttttttaaaggaatggATGTTTAGAAACGAAGGAGCGTGATTTCGGACGTGTAATACGTTGTGATAGGGAATAAAAGAATGcataaacatataaataaaaaacacaTGAGAAGAGTTGACGATAGAAATCAGACCGTTCAATAGTACCTGCGTGCAATTAACTATGGAATAAGCTGCACCAGAAAAATGGATATATGACACAAGGTTGTTTATTAAACATTGTTAAGCCTAGTCATTGGAAGATTATTTATATAACTGCATGACCTTGCTGTAACGATCCTCTGATTGACAGAGCCTCATGTTGAGTTAAAAACGGCTTTCTGGATTTCATTTCCTCCAACCAGTTTCAGTGACTTGCCATGTACTGAATCATAGTGTTGAAAACCTGAATAGTTTATCCTTCATTTCTTCACCAAGAAGGCAAAATATAGTAGAGATATATTAGCAATGCTAATGCTGCCGATTTATACCGTTTTGTGACAACATCTGCACATGGGTAACAATTAACAAATCCCATGTAGTCAAATTACTTCTACCCCAATCGCTGATTTTCTCAATCCTGATAAACAAAACCTATGGTTACACCCAACAAGTGTGGTCCAGGATCATGCTACATATCAGAGAGTTGACTATGCTGATCAGTGGCTGTTAGCTCAACACTGGATCTTGCAATGTTCACTGAAGCATGCCTTTCAAACAAGCATTAAATACAAGCTCCATCCCGTTGCTTCACTTGATAAAACAGTAAAGCAAAGTGAAATGCATTATTGCCTACTGCCTAATGACGAAAACGAAGCACGTCCAAACCCATAAGAGTGGTCATGCATTAGTAGTTTGGACTAACCATCTAGCTTGCTAATTGGTACTGTAAATCACCATCTATTCTTAGCTTAGCTCACATTATAGGATGACTCAGCCCTGACACCAGCCACGTTTGCTCCTCCTGAAAGACAATCATATAAATAGTCGTCACTAGCAGAATCGACAATCGAGTTAGTTTAAGCAAAAACCGAACTTGGAAATGCTCCTACAAAACAATCTCTGCAGACAGAGGAATCATTGTTTCATTAGTCACAGTGAATGTGCGCCTAGCTGTACCTtgcaagaaaatttttaattgtCAGACAAAATCCATCTGCATCGAAACCATTTGATTCTGATTGCTTCCTAATACCTACCATGTATAGTGTCATCCGTGTCTGAAGAGGGCGGCGTTCTTGTTGCAATTGACATAGAGCTCTGGGTTACATATGTGTTCGTTCTTTTCACTGatttccattatatatataaaaaaaagtagaacTTTTCAGTGAACACGGAGAGGGTTGTAACTTTAAACTTTTGTCTCGTTGTCGCCATGGAATCGATCGAGACCAGGTCGAAGGCTTGATGACAACGCAAAGCCGCAcggtttcttctcctcctctctcgcctgCGGTCTGTCTGCGTCGATGGGCACGGGTAGAAGAAGAAcaaaggccctgtttagatcctccaaaatagcaaaagttttgtcattttgtagcattttttatcattttggatctaaaacactagtagcaaaagttggtAATTTGGCATTTGGtatttgctagtccatagtagcaaattgtgccaaaaagtgctttgagaccactccctctctcttactctctctcactttagtgctagaatagaaaaaaattaacatgtatctaaacaccaactagtacttttgcaatgctaaaacttttgccatttgccattccaaatggatctaaggccctgtttagatccttcaaaatggcaaaagttttgccattttgaagcactttttgccattttagatctaaacactagtagcaaaagttggcaatttggcatttggcatttgctagtccatagtagtaaattgtgccaaaaagtgctttgggaccactccctctctctttctctctctcactttagtgctagaatggcaaaagtttaggatgcatctaaacaccaactagtacttttgcaataccaaaacttttgccatagtagtaaattgtgccaaaaagtactagttggtgtttagatgcatcctAAAATTTTGcattctagcactaaagtgagagagagaaagagagaggggtggtcccaaagcactttttggcacaatttacTTGCTACTATAgactagcaaatgccaaatgtCAAATTGctaacttttgctactagtgtttagattcaaaatagcaaaaaaatacttcaaaatagcaaaacttttaccattttgaaggatctaaacagggcctaaacagGTCCAAAGGCGAGCATCGTGTTTTCTTTATCGAAAGAAGAGAAAGTTAGAAGCAAAGCATGAGCAGTGGAAAGTGACAAGTTAGCTCAGACTTACTAATCATACGGTAATAAGGGCTTTAATTCAATCGCACACCACAGATAAACAATGTGGGGCGGGTAGAAAGTGAAACTGCCATGTCTGCTACTGATTAATAGCAGTACCAGTCCTCTGGTATCTCCAGTGATTTGCAATCAGCGAGTTCGTGTCGACTGATATCTAAAGTTATTTGCAATCGATCAGTGGGTTTAAGTTGAACTAAATCGATGCAATCTACAGTATTTGTATGCTTAGACAAATTTAGTCgaacttttaaaactttaagtgccggttttataaaaaaatttataaaatctaaCAAGTCTGTATTACTatgataatatttttcaagtcaAGTCTACGCATGCCAATTTTTTCAAGGCCGTAGCTTGAAAACGAGTTTTCGGAGGCCAACATACTCACTCAAAAGAAGTAAAGAACTCGCTCCCTTGCCTTGAAGATACAGGTTTAGGTTTCACCTGATGTCTAGTTCCAAAGAAGACCTAAGTAAGCAAAGCAAACGATCATTTTCCAGTACTCCTTTCAAATGATAATGACCGGTTCAAGGTTGTTCAGCGGTCTGCCGCAATTGCATCTCCCATCAAGCGCCCTAGATTTCATTGAATCCGTGACTATCTAATGAGTACTAGTAATGACTAATGACATACATGTCATGATCTTCCcaaagagaaaatgaaaaacattTACATACAGCAGCTGTATGAATAGGCCCAGGACGTGCCACCAACGTAGCTTTAGGCCCGGCCCAATTATTCGGACGGTTCTATATTCGGCCTGGTAAGAAGTTTAGAGATCGGCACCATCATCTGCATGGGAAACTGTTTCTTTCTGCTACGGGCCATGGTCCACAAGCCCAAATGTCACATTCAATTGACTCTAACTTTCACCCTAGTGGGGAGCCCATCCGCCATTCGCAGCGTCAGTGACGTCACCTGCCGCGGCCGGTacgcgccgtcgacggcgagctcgagctcctgGAGCACGCAGGCGATGATGGACTTCATCTGTATGTACGCCATCTCCTTCCCGAGGCACACCCTCGGCCCGCCGTGGAACGACACGTACCGGAACGGGCTCTCCGGCCGgaacgtcgccgccgcagcgtcCTCCAGCCACCGCTCCGCCCGGAACTCCGCCGCGTCCTTGCCCCACACGGACTCCATGCGCCCCATGGCGTACGAGTTGTACGCCACGAACCAcccggcctccaccgccgtgCCGTCCGGCAGGACGTCGTCCTCCTGCGCATGCAGCGAGTCCACCGGCACCGGCGGGTAGAGGCGCATCGACTCCGTGATTGCGGCGTGCACGTACTGCATCTCTCTCAGCTCGTCCAGGTCGAAGCCGACCctgtcgacgtcgccgtcgccacggcGTGCGCGCACCGTGGCGACTTCTTCGCGGATGCGCCGCTCCACGTCCGGGCGAGAGGAGAGAAGCCAGAAGAACCAGGTGAGCGCCGACGACGTGGTCTCCCGCCCCGCGAGGAGGAAGCTGATGACGACGTCGCGGAGGGCCACCTCGGTGTACGACTCGTCGTGGCTCGCCATGAACCGGGACAGGAGGTCGTGCTTCTCGAGGCCGGCGCGTATCTCCTCCCGCCGCGACCGGATGATGCGGTCGGCGAAGTCGTGGACGATGGCGATGGActcgcgcagccgccgctcggACCCAATGTGGAGCGCCTTCTTCACCCTCCAGAACCACGGGACAGCGTACCGGAACCGCCCCGCGCTGAGATTAGCGGCGTCGCGGAACGCGTCGGCGAACCTGCCGCTGGCAGTGGAGCCATCGTCGGCCTCCgcgagagcgccgccgccgctggcgtcAGGGAGCTGGCCGGGGTCGTGGTCGAAGGCGACACGGCAGATGTTGTCGAACGCGAAGCGCTCGAGCGCGTCCTGGAGGTCGATGGCGCggccctccgccgcggcgcgccgcagCAGCGGGAGGAGGCGCCCGTGCAGCTCCCCGTGCACGCACCGCGCCACGAAGGCGCGGAGCGACCGCGTATTGAACTCGTAGCTCGCCGCCTTGCGCTGCGACCGCCacgcctcgccgtcggcgttGAAGATGCCGCGCCCGAGGAAGTCGTGCAGCAGCGACGCGAAGCGCTCGCCCTTGGGGTAGTTGTCGAACCCGGATCGGAGGAAGCGCTCCACGTTCGCCGGGTTCGCGGTGATCAcgccccgcacgccgccgggGCGGCGGAGCACGAACGTGCGCGTCGGCTGCCGCGACAGCACCTCCGTCATCCAGTCCAGGATGCGGTGCCGGTTGGCGAGGAACTGCGGCAGGTGGCCGACCAGCGGATACGGCCGCAGCTCGGCCGTCGCATACCGCGCCTTCTCATGAGATCTCCTACTAGCACTCCATGTTCGAACAACCAAGGCCACACTCACCAAGaacacgagcagcagcagcaggatggCAGCCATGCTGATCCGATTTGCGAGGACGACGAATTTGAGATTAATAATCTGTTTCATCTGTACTTCGAGCGAATTAAGCAGGTAGGAGTACCAGATAACTGGATAAGGAAATGGCAGAGTGTAATGACTGGTGATTAGTGAAACTGTTGCGGTGGTGTCGCCATGGCCACTCGTGAAACTCGTGATCTTGTTGTGTTCTTGTGCACGGGCTGCTGTAGTGCCAACGTCAGGTTTGTCCGGTACGTAGGGACAGACGAACAGTGTTGATTTGTTGTTGGTTGGGTTCACAATTTCTCTGAACGAAAATGCCATGTAGCAACACATCGATGTCGATGACGATGACATTACGACTACTAACTGCGTACTCTAGTCCTCAGTGTCACGTCGTTCTACGGTGGCATTCCGCGTCCATCCAAAGATTTCTGCTCTTGCCATGTTCTCGAGTCAACACTAGACTAACCCCTAGAgattaatctttaaaaattcagtCCGAATTGGGGACTTATCTGAAAAATTTTCTGACCACTATGAGTTATTAATGGTTCTGGTCCAAATTAATGGGGTTTTCAGCGAACAAACCTCAAGTGAGTTCTCCTATCTAGGCTCGAGTTCACTAGCTTTCGTGTAAACTTGCACTTTATCTCGGT from Oryza glaberrima chromosome 3, OglaRS2, whole genome shotgun sequence carries:
- the LOC127765662 gene encoding cytochrome P450 CYP94D108-like; translated protein: MKQIINLKFVVLANRISMAAILLLLLVFLVSVALVVRTWSASRRSHEKARYATAELRPYPLVGHLPQFLANRHRILDWMTEVLSRQPTRTFVLRRPGGVRGVITANPANVERFLRSGFDNYPKGERFASLLHDFLGRGIFNADGEAWRSQRKAASYEFNTRSLRAFVARCVHGELHGRLLPLLRRAAAEGRAIDLQDALERFAFDNICRVAFDHDPGQLPDASGGGALAEADDGSTASGRFADAFRDAANLSAGRFRYAVPWFWRVKKALHIGSERRLRESIAIVHDFADRIIRSRREEIRAGLEKHDLLSRFMASHDESYTEVALRDVVISFLLAGRETTSSALTWFFWLLSSRPDVERRIREEVATVRARRGDGDVDRVGFDLDELREMQYVHAAITESMRLYPPVPVDSLHAQEDDVLPDGTAVEAGWFVAYNSYAMGRMESVWGKDAAEFRAERWLEDAAAATFRPESPFRYVSFHGGPRVCLGKEMAYIQMKSIIACVLQELELAVDGAYRPRQVTSLTLRMADGLPTRVKVRVN